One genomic region from Sphingobacterium sp. UGAL515B_05 encodes:
- the uvrB gene encoding excinuclease ABC subunit UvrB produces MKFELTSEYKPTGDQPEAIKQLVAGVEQAEQYQTLLGVTGSGKTFTVANVIQETQKPTLILSHNKTLAAQLYGEFKQFFPNNSVNYFVSYYDYYQPEAFIASTNTYIEKDLAINEEIEKLRLATTSSLMSGRRDIVVVSSVSCIYGMGNPEDFSRSIFRFGVGMTVTRNAFLHKLVEILYSRTTTEFKRGTFRVKGDTVDVFPAYLDNAIRISFFGDEIDELSEIDPISGKTLNKMEDLALFPANLFVTPKEKFKESIWAIQDELMQRKTQLEEEGLMLEAKRLEERVNYDLEMMRELGYCSGIENYSRFFDGRQPGMRPFCLLDYFPEDYLLVIDESHVTLPQLRAMYGGDRSRKVSLVEHGFRLPAALDNRPLNFPEFESLTNQTIYVSATPGDYELQQTEGVVVEQVIRPTGLLDPIIEVRPAINQVDDFLEEVDKTIKEGGRVLATTLTKRMAEELSKYMTKLNLKVRYIHSEIKTLERVEILRGLRLGEFDILVGVNLLREGLDLPEVTLVAILDADKEGFLRSERSLIQTIGRAARNDKGRVIMYADKMTDSMRVTIDETNRRRDKQMKYNLEHGITPRTVGKTREEILEQTSVADFSGIEPKIYVEPDPSKAIAADPVMQYLSEKDLKKAIDNVRKKMDKAAKEMDFLEAAKYRDEMFSLEKLYEERFPS; encoded by the coding sequence ATGAAATTTGAATTGACATCGGAGTACAAACCCACAGGCGATCAGCCAGAAGCAATTAAGCAGTTGGTAGCAGGTGTAGAGCAGGCAGAGCAATACCAAACGCTTTTGGGGGTAACGGGATCGGGTAAGACCTTTACTGTTGCCAATGTGATTCAGGAAACACAAAAGCCAACCTTGATTTTAAGTCACAATAAAACATTAGCGGCCCAGTTGTACGGTGAATTCAAGCAGTTCTTTCCCAATAATTCGGTCAACTATTTTGTGTCTTATTACGATTATTATCAACCCGAAGCTTTTATTGCTTCGACAAATACCTACATTGAGAAGGATTTAGCGATTAACGAAGAAATCGAAAAGTTACGTTTGGCGACTACGTCGTCATTGATGTCGGGTCGGCGTGATATTGTTGTCGTTTCTTCGGTATCCTGTATCTACGGTATGGGAAATCCGGAGGATTTCTCCCGATCTATTTTTCGTTTTGGTGTCGGTATGACTGTCACAAGAAATGCTTTCCTGCATAAATTGGTCGAGATCTTATATTCACGGACGACCACAGAGTTTAAACGGGGTACCTTTCGTGTTAAAGGTGATACGGTGGACGTGTTTCCGGCATACTTGGATAATGCCATTCGGATTTCATTCTTTGGGGATGAAATTGATGAACTGAGTGAGATCGATCCTATTTCAGGTAAAACGCTCAACAAAATGGAAGATCTTGCTCTTTTTCCGGCAAACCTTTTCGTTACACCGAAAGAAAAATTCAAAGAATCAATCTGGGCTATTCAAGATGAATTGATGCAACGTAAAACGCAACTGGAAGAGGAAGGCTTAATGCTGGAAGCGAAGCGTTTGGAGGAGCGGGTCAATTATGATTTGGAAATGATGCGTGAATTGGGCTATTGCTCGGGAATTGAAAATTATTCCCGCTTTTTCGATGGTAGACAACCGGGGATGCGTCCGTTCTGTTTGCTGGATTATTTTCCAGAGGATTACCTGTTGGTCATTGATGAAAGCCACGTCACCTTACCACAATTGCGTGCGATGTATGGTGGTGACCGGTCGCGTAAAGTTTCCTTGGTGGAACATGGGTTTAGGTTGCCAGCAGCTTTGGATAACAGACCTTTGAACTTTCCGGAGTTTGAATCCCTGACGAATCAGACGATTTATGTGTCCGCGACTCCGGGCGATTACGAACTGCAGCAGACTGAAGGTGTTGTTGTTGAGCAGGTCATTCGTCCAACAGGACTTTTGGATCCGATTATTGAAGTACGACCAGCGATTAATCAGGTCGATGATTTCTTGGAAGAGGTCGATAAGACCATCAAAGAAGGAGGGCGTGTTTTGGCTACTACATTGACCAAACGCATGGCCGAAGAGCTTTCCAAATATATGACCAAGCTGAATTTAAAAGTCCGTTATATACACTCCGAAATTAAAACCCTGGAGCGGGTGGAAATCTTACGCGGTCTTCGATTGGGCGAATTTGATATCCTGGTCGGGGTGAACTTACTGCGTGAGGGGCTCGATTTGCCTGAGGTTACGCTTGTCGCGATTCTCGATGCGGATAAAGAGGGCTTTCTGCGTTCCGAACGATCGCTTATTCAGACGATTGGCCGGGCTGCCCGGAATGATAAAGGTCGGGTTATTATGTATGCCGATAAAATGACGGATAGTATGCGTGTCACAATAGATGAAACCAATCGTCGCCGAGACAAGCAGATGAAGTATAACTTGGAACATGGCATTACACCGCGTACAGTCGGCAAAACAAGGGAGGAGATTCTGGAGCAGACTTCTGTTGCTGATTTTTCGGGTATTGAACCTAAAATTTATGTTGAACCTGATCCGTCGAAGGCTATTGCAGCTGATCCAGTGATGCAATACCTGAGTGAGAAAGATTTGAAGAAGGCGATCGATAACGTACGGAAGAAAATGGACAAAGCTGCAAAAGAAATGGACTTCTTGGAAGCTGCGAAATATCGTGATGAAATGTTCTCTTTGGAGAAGCTCTATGAAGAGCGGTTCCCATCGTAA
- the upp gene encoding uracil phosphoribosyltransferase, which produces MVTILSTQNSIANHFIAELRDITIQQDRMRFRRNLERLGEIFAYEISKTMAYKPVEVETPLGVAKTHLLMEQPVLATILRAGLPFHQGLLNVFDQADNTFIAAYRHTKKSGEFEIHKEYVNTPNLDNRTVIIVDPMLATGKSLVLCCKDLLAEYDIKELHIVAAIASEEGLNHVQAFVPTAHIWVGDVDHELTSKAYIVPGLGDAGDLAYGVKHH; this is translated from the coding sequence ATGGTCACTATTCTATCTACCCAAAATAGCATTGCAAATCATTTTATTGCCGAGCTGAGAGATATCACTATTCAACAGGACCGTATGCGCTTTCGTCGGAATCTGGAACGATTAGGTGAGATTTTCGCTTATGAAATCAGCAAGACGATGGCCTACAAACCCGTTGAAGTTGAAACTCCGTTAGGCGTGGCCAAAACCCATCTCTTGATGGAACAACCCGTACTCGCTACAATTCTGAGAGCGGGTCTTCCCTTTCATCAGGGACTTTTAAACGTATTTGATCAGGCCGACAACACCTTCATTGCGGCCTATCGGCATACAAAAAAGAGCGGTGAGTTTGAAATTCATAAGGAATATGTCAATACACCAAACTTAGACAACCGTACAGTAATCATTGTAGACCCCATGCTGGCCACAGGAAAGAGCCTTGTTTTATGCTGTAAGGATCTACTGGCCGAATATGACATCAAGGAATTACACATTGTTGCGGCCATTGCATCCGAAGAAGGACTAAACCACGTTCAGGCTTTTGTACCCACGGCGCATATTTGGGTTGGCGACGTCGACCATGAACTGACCTCAAAAGCCTATATTGTACCTGGGCTCGGTGATGCCGGAGACCTGGCCTATGGTGTAAAACACCATTAA
- a CDS encoding BrxA/BrxB family bacilliredoxin, whose protein sequence is MYPEYLVTPMRQELVDAGFEELKTPEAVDQAIASEGTVFVVVNSVCGCAAANARPAAKAAVKNEKHPAKLVTVFAGMETDAVNTARNYMLPYPPSSPAMALFKDGKLVHMIERHMIEGRPAQMIADNLVAAFDEYC, encoded by the coding sequence ATGTATCCAGAATATTTAGTAACTCCAATGCGTCAAGAGTTAGTTGATGCGGGATTCGAAGAATTAAAAACACCTGAAGCAGTTGATCAGGCTATCGCATCAGAAGGAACTGTTTTTGTGGTTGTAAACTCTGTTTGTGGTTGCGCTGCCGCAAATGCACGTCCAGCCGCAAAAGCTGCTGTAAAAAACGAAAAACACCCAGCCAAATTGGTGACTGTTTTCGCAGGTATGGAAACTGATGCAGTAAACACTGCACGTAACTACATGTTGCCTTACCCTCCATCTTCACCAGCAATGGCTTTATTTAAAGACGGGAAATTGGTACACATGATTGAAAGACATATGATTGAAGGTCGCCCGGCACAAATGATTGCTGACAATTTAGTTGCAGCATTTGACGAGTACTGTTAA
- the proB gene encoding glutamate 5-kinase, translating to MKKPILVVKFGSASITTKEGEVDERIVLEIARQIASLQKKYNIVLVSSGAVAAGKRFLPSYTGTLSERKAAAAIGNPILINTYSTYFRPFKISLAQSLCERHHFSNRDQFLQLKNTYEELWRNNVIPIANENDVVSNKELKFSDNDELATLIAVGFGAEKLLFSTSVPGVLDANNKIIPQIETIDRDILGLARKDKSSVGLGGMTSKLNFARLANQMGIAVVIFSMQTEEAIQKAVKHETGTLCLAQSKKISSRKKWLASGSLIKGELMVDRGAEEALLKHKSLLAVGVTRIVEHFEKGEVLNIVNLEGLTVAVARAKMDSSALSQASKKNVEIAHANDIVLL from the coding sequence ATGAAAAAGCCAATTCTCGTTGTCAAATTTGGATCGGCTTCTATTACCACGAAAGAGGGAGAAGTTGATGAACGTATTGTTTTGGAGATCGCTAGGCAGATTGCTTCCTTACAAAAGAAATACAATATTGTCTTGGTCTCTTCAGGTGCTGTTGCCGCCGGTAAACGTTTTCTGCCCAGTTATACGGGAACGCTATCCGAACGAAAGGCCGCGGCTGCAATTGGGAACCCCATATTGATTAATACGTATTCAACTTATTTCCGACCGTTTAAAATTTCATTGGCGCAAAGTTTATGTGAGCGACATCATTTTTCCAATCGGGATCAATTTCTACAATTGAAAAATACGTATGAGGAATTGTGGCGGAACAATGTGATTCCAATCGCAAATGAAAATGATGTGGTAAGTAATAAAGAACTGAAGTTTTCAGATAATGATGAGTTGGCAACCTTGATTGCTGTTGGTTTTGGTGCCGAAAAATTGCTATTTAGTACTTCCGTCCCCGGTGTGTTAGATGCAAACAACAAGATTATACCGCAAATTGAAACCATCGATCGGGATATCTTAGGTTTGGCAAGGAAGGATAAATCTTCAGTAGGATTGGGGGGAATGACTTCGAAATTGAACTTTGCCCGATTGGCCAATCAGATGGGGATCGCTGTTGTCATTTTCAGTATGCAAACCGAAGAGGCGATCCAAAAAGCGGTTAAGCACGAGACCGGCACATTGTGTCTGGCTCAAAGTAAGAAGATCTCTTCCCGCAAGAAATGGCTTGCGAGTGGAAGTTTGATAAAAGGGGAATTGATGGTCGACCGTGGAGCGGAGGAAGCGTTATTGAAGCACAAAAGTTTACTAGCCGTGGGGGTAACCCGTATCGTTGAACATTTTGAAAAAGGAGAAGTGTTAAATATCGTCAATCTAGAAGGCCTAACCGTTGCCGTTGCCCGGGCGAAGATGGATTCATCCGCTTTGTCCCAGGCCAGTAAAAAAAATGTAGAAATTGCACATGCAAATGATATCGTATTGTTATGA
- a CDS encoding ribonuclease H-like YkuK family protein, which translates to MRWQKYNGESIRSTIFDAVEEVIKREDALGNKLKVYIGTDSQVKRGIIDFATVIVFLREHKGGFMFIQRDKRHHRMSIKERMLLEVQKSIDIAYQLCPLLEKHKVDLEVHADINTNPNFQSNVALKEAMGYIMGMGFVFKAKPESFASTNCANKQVQ; encoded by the coding sequence ATGAGATGGCAAAAATACAATGGCGAATCCATTCGCTCCACGATTTTCGATGCTGTTGAAGAAGTCATTAAACGAGAAGATGCCCTAGGGAATAAGCTCAAGGTTTATATCGGCACCGATTCCCAAGTCAAGAGAGGCATCATCGACTTCGCAACAGTCATCGTCTTTCTCCGGGAACATAAAGGTGGATTTATGTTTATCCAACGGGACAAAAGGCACCACCGAATGAGCATTAAAGAAAGGATGCTACTCGAAGTCCAAAAATCCATCGATATAGCCTATCAACTCTGCCCCCTCCTCGAAAAACACAAAGTAGACCTCGAAGTCCACGCCGACATCAACACCAATCCAAATTTCCAGTCAAATGTTGCCCTGAAAGAAGCCATGGGCTATATTATGGGTATGGGATTTGTTTTTAAGGCCAAGCCCGAGTCTTTTGCCAGTACCAATTGTGCTAATAAACAGGTTCAATAA
- the pnuC gene encoding nicotinamide riboside transporter PnuC encodes MHDFFQQIARQFAQTSWLEWLGTLTGFLCVYLAAKQNIWNWPISIISVASYAILFYDAKLYGDTVLQFYFLSTAVYGWYYWIKRKEEKKKPIVKASKGQLLLCLLAILVLTLSIGYLLDSKTNSDVPYIDAFCTSVSFVAQFLMTRKVLQNWLLWVFVDICYIPLYIHKDLMLTAVLYLVFTLIAWNGYRDWQKTYKNFA; translated from the coding sequence ATGCATGATTTTTTTCAGCAGATTGCACGTCAATTTGCCCAGACCTCTTGGCTCGAATGGTTAGGTACCCTGACAGGCTTTCTTTGTGTCTATTTGGCCGCTAAGCAAAATATATGGAACTGGCCGATTAGTATCATCAGCGTGGCGTCCTATGCTATTCTATTTTATGATGCCAAACTATATGGAGATACTGTACTGCAATTCTACTTTCTGTCTACTGCTGTTTATGGCTGGTATTACTGGATAAAACGAAAAGAAGAGAAAAAGAAACCCATCGTCAAAGCCAGCAAGGGGCAGTTGCTCCTTTGCCTCCTGGCAATCCTCGTCCTGACACTGTCAATAGGTTATCTCCTCGATAGCAAGACAAATTCCGATGTTCCTTATATTGACGCTTTCTGCACGTCCGTAAGTTTTGTTGCTCAATTTCTGATGACACGCAAAGTGCTCCAAAACTGGCTCTTATGGGTATTTGTGGATATTTGTTATATCCCGCTCTATATACACAAAGACCTTATGCTGACCGCAGTACTCTACCTTGTTTTCACACTCATCGCTTGGAATGGCTATCGCGATTGGCAGAAAACCTATAAAAATTTTGCGTAA
- a CDS encoding outer membrane beta-barrel protein, with product MKHLICSIILFSVLSTAFCQSKISYGINAGYTNAGSLVSNKRSHSYSFRSISGVTAGLFLEIPLVGGLSIQPEVNFTQNGMEAKHALENNWTTYRRNAIEIPLNIAYNITVGEGRIYLAASPYYGKQMSVNNNDGKFYDATTNPSDYGLGFNLGYKWNGGYGLFIGSNYGMKDMSVNENVKLYNRTFNVGLRFDLHQILKK from the coding sequence ATGAAACATTTAATCTGCAGTATAATACTGTTTTCTGTGCTTTCCACAGCATTTTGTCAAAGTAAAATTTCCTACGGTATAAATGCCGGGTACACGAATGCCGGATCATTGGTATCCAATAAACGATCCCACAGTTATAGCTTCCGAAGCATTTCGGGTGTTACAGCAGGGCTTTTTCTTGAAATACCGCTCGTTGGTGGACTCTCTATTCAGCCTGAAGTAAACTTTACCCAAAATGGTATGGAGGCAAAGCATGCCCTTGAAAATAACTGGACAACATACCGAAGAAATGCGATCGAGATTCCATTGAATATAGCTTATAATATTACGGTTGGAGAAGGTCGGATTTATCTTGCTGCTAGTCCCTATTATGGTAAACAGATGTCTGTGAATAATAATGATGGAAAATTTTACGATGCAACGACCAATCCTTCAGACTATGGTTTGGGTTTTAACTTAGGTTACAAATGGAATGGGGGCTATGGTTTATTCATTGGCTCCAATTATGGGATGAAGGATATGAGCGTCAATGAAAATGTAAAACTCTATAACCGTACGTTCAATGTTGGCTTACGATTTGACCTCCATCAGATACTGAAAAAATAG
- a CDS encoding GLPGLI family protein produces the protein MKYSLSLLLSLATQLLFAQERTPAIAKVHYEFKHVNDSTQRDQFIRDETVVYLNQQASYYTSYSSRRMQDEVKKQMEGPSFDGTLNITTRSTPSSSSYLLDANQNKMTEVVSVASDNFAIPQVYPIQDWEILGDRKEIGGYNCQNAKTTFKGRTYIAWFTTELPFSYGPWKLHGLPGLILDARDTKNEVIFAYAGFDKIEDGKTSVALPQNAIVSTAEEVKKVQEAFKANPQAYMQAQSGKNRTISVGSSGNMVAVRSSSGSGGGSPAGALDPSKIKSFNISRDDKYKPSKVTNNPIELTP, from the coding sequence ATGAAATATTCATTATCACTCCTATTATCCTTAGCGACGCAGCTGTTATTTGCACAAGAGCGTACTCCAGCAATCGCTAAAGTACATTACGAATTCAAGCATGTAAATGATAGCACCCAACGGGATCAATTTATACGCGATGAAACAGTCGTTTACCTGAATCAACAGGCCAGCTACTACACTTCATATTCATCCAGGCGCATGCAAGATGAGGTCAAAAAACAAATGGAGGGCCCCAGTTTCGACGGTACACTAAACATTACTACTCGTTCGACACCATCGAGCTCCTCCTATTTATTAGACGCCAATCAAAACAAAATGACCGAAGTGGTCAGCGTTGCCAGTGACAATTTTGCCATTCCACAGGTTTACCCTATTCAAGATTGGGAAATACTGGGTGACCGCAAAGAAATTGGTGGCTACAATTGCCAGAACGCAAAAACAACATTCAAAGGCCGGACCTATATCGCCTGGTTTACAACCGAACTGCCGTTTTCCTATGGTCCGTGGAAACTTCATGGCCTTCCTGGCCTAATTCTGGATGCTCGTGACACAAAAAATGAAGTGATTTTTGCTTACGCCGGATTCGACAAAATTGAGGATGGCAAAACATCGGTGGCCCTGCCGCAAAACGCCATTGTAAGTACTGCAGAAGAGGTAAAAAAAGTTCAGGAAGCCTTTAAGGCCAATCCACAAGCTTATATGCAAGCCCAATCGGGAAAAAACAGAACCATCAGTGTAGGTTCATCGGGAAATATGGTTGCAGTTAGATCCAGTTCCGGCTCCGGAGGAGGCTCCCCTGCTGGTGCTTTGGATCCGTCAAAAATAAAGAGTTTCAATATTTCAAGAGACGATAAATACAAACCTTCAAAAGTTACCAACAATCCGATAGAGCTGACGCCTTAA
- a CDS encoding amidohydrolase, whose translation MDLIVYHAQVYTVDSAFSTAHAFAVKDGKFIAIGSDEEIQRKYKAIEKIDAQGKAIYPGFYDAHAHLFDEAELMDQVDLNGADSFEEVIQRVKNYQQKNPHKTWLIGGGWDQNRWKDKTFPTKDLLDKAFPDIPVYLMRVDYHAAVANSKALEWAKLTSIPIIRGGVVGGTNNTPNGLLIDNAMDLVNKTIPVPSEKEYLRMLKRTQDSLLSVGLTSIVDAGLSKERLDLLKKYYREGQLKIRDYAMILGNPQNIKPFIDQGFYETDRFEIKGFKLLADGALGSRGACLLAHYHDAPTHGFLLHSPQEYEAMIKQIAESKFQANTHAIGDSANRIILDIYGKYLHNNGDRRWRIEHAQIISPADFDKFRKYQIIPSVQPTHATSDMYWAKDRLGEERMKGAYAYKHLLEEYGKLALGSDFPVEHFNPLYGFHAAVARVDKKGYPSHGFQMQDAISREDALKGMTIWAAYSCFQEKKRGSIEVGKDADFVILEKDILKIPNEQLRNVKTAQTVIAGETVFKR comes from the coding sequence GTGGACCTTATTGTTTATCATGCGCAAGTATATACTGTAGATTCGGCTTTTAGTACAGCACATGCTTTTGCTGTCAAAGATGGTAAGTTTATTGCCATTGGTTCCGATGAAGAAATACAGCGAAAGTACAAAGCAATAGAAAAAATTGACGCACAGGGGAAGGCCATTTATCCGGGATTCTACGATGCCCATGCGCATTTATTTGACGAAGCCGAACTAATGGATCAAGTCGACCTAAACGGCGCCGATTCTTTCGAGGAGGTTATTCAACGTGTCAAAAACTACCAACAAAAAAATCCGCACAAAACTTGGCTGATCGGTGGTGGCTGGGACCAAAATCGCTGGAAAGATAAAACTTTCCCAACCAAGGATCTACTCGACAAAGCTTTCCCGGATATCCCCGTCTACCTTATGCGTGTAGATTATCATGCGGCGGTTGCGAACTCCAAAGCACTCGAATGGGCAAAATTAACAAGTATCCCCATCATTCGCGGCGGTGTGGTCGGCGGGACTAATAATACTCCCAATGGTCTCTTGATCGACAATGCAATGGATCTTGTCAATAAGACAATTCCGGTTCCGAGTGAAAAAGAATATTTAAGAATGCTCAAGCGGACGCAAGACTCCCTCCTTTCCGTCGGTCTTACCTCCATTGTAGACGCAGGTTTATCAAAAGAAAGGCTCGATCTCCTAAAAAAATACTATAGGGAAGGGCAGTTGAAAATTAGAGATTATGCCATGATCCTAGGCAATCCTCAAAATATAAAGCCATTTATCGATCAGGGTTTCTATGAAACAGACCGTTTCGAGATCAAAGGATTTAAACTGCTCGCCGATGGCGCATTGGGATCCCGTGGTGCATGCCTCCTCGCGCATTACCATGATGCCCCCACCCACGGCTTTCTCCTCCATAGCCCTCAAGAATACGAAGCAATGATCAAACAGATTGCCGAAAGTAAGTTTCAGGCAAATACCCATGCGATAGGCGATTCGGCCAATCGTATTATATTGGATATTTATGGCAAATACCTCCATAATAATGGCGATCGTAGATGGCGAATCGAGCACGCCCAAATTATATCGCCTGCAGATTTTGATAAGTTTCGAAAGTATCAAATCATACCATCTGTACAACCCACACATGCAACCTCCGATATGTACTGGGCCAAAGATCGACTCGGTGAAGAACGTATGAAAGGCGCTTACGCTTATAAGCATCTGTTGGAAGAATATGGAAAACTCGCTTTGGGGAGTGATTTTCCGGTCGAACATTTCAATCCCTTATATGGTTTCCACGCGGCAGTAGCCCGCGTTGACAAAAAAGGATATCCTAGCCACGGATTTCAGATGCAAGATGCGATAAGCCGTGAAGACGCTTTGAAAGGAATGACAATCTGGGCGGCATACTCCTGTTTTCAGGAGAAAAAAAGAGGAAGTATCGAAGTAGGAAAAGATGCCGATTTTGTTATCCTCGAAAAGGATATCTTGAAAATTCCGAATGAGCAACTGCGAAATGTAAAAACAGCACAGACAGTAATTGCAGGTGAGACCGTGTTTAAAAGATAA
- a CDS encoding ATP-binding protein codes for MGKDFIKIAVVGPESTGKSTMAQFLAKEFQTVCVPEYSRYYCQSLNNKYTLQDEVNMFYGQVALEEALVPLAQGQLLICDTTFLTVKIWSDHLFGHTPQEVTDKIQKHVYDLYLLMDIDLPWQDDPLRDFPEQREHFMEIWKNELNAINANYRLVSGLGDQRLENGLHAVKDFLTLI; via the coding sequence GTGGGAAAAGATTTCATAAAAATTGCCGTTGTTGGCCCCGAGTCCACCGGAAAATCAACGATGGCACAATTTCTTGCCAAGGAATTTCAGACGGTATGCGTGCCCGAATATTCACGTTATTATTGTCAAAGCCTCAACAATAAATATACCTTACAGGACGAAGTCAATATGTTTTATGGACAGGTCGCTTTGGAGGAAGCGCTGGTCCCTTTAGCACAAGGACAGCTCCTCATCTGTGACACGACCTTCCTTACGGTCAAAATTTGGTCAGATCATCTTTTCGGTCATACACCACAGGAAGTCACCGATAAAATTCAAAAACATGTTTACGATCTCTATCTGCTGATGGATATCGATCTACCCTGGCAGGACGATCCACTACGGGATTTTCCCGAACAGCGCGAACATTTCATGGAGATCTGGAAAAACGAATTGAACGCCATTAATGCGAATTATCGTCTTGTTTCGGGTCTCGGCGACCAACGTCTTGAAAATGGACTTCATGCTGTAAAAGATTTTCTGACATTGATTTGA